Below is a window of Synechococcus sp. RSCCF101 DNA.
GCCGTTGAGCTTCTCGGCACGCTCGTGGAAGCCCCAGCCACGCTCGGGGCTCACCACCTCCATGCGGGGCTCGGTGGCGAAGGCGTTGAGGCGGCCGCCGTCTTCGGTGGTGACGGTGGCACCGCGGATGCTGGCGGGAGCGGCGGGGGTGGCCTGGGTCATGGTCTTCTCCGGAACTGAACGAACTGTAACCGATTATTTCGGTTTGTAAAGCGCCTCTTGCTCCGGGGCTCAGCGGCGCCTCCGGCTGCGGCCCAGGCGCCGCTCGCACAACTCCTCGAACAGCGGCCGGATCAGGTAGGGGTACTCGCCCACCCAGTCGCGGGTCTGGGGCAGCCAGGCATCGCTGATGGCCCCGATGCGGCGGAAGTCCTTGTACTCGCTCAGCACCAGGGCACGCACCACCATGCCCGGACGCAACTGCTGATGCTTCTTCTCCATTGGGAAGCGGAGCTGGCCCAGGTAGCCGTCCTCATCCTCCAGATCGAGGCAGAGCCAGGTGCGGCGATTCTCCACCAGCTCGAGGCTGCCGCGGCGGTCCACC
It encodes the following:
- a CDS encoding high light inducible protein — translated: MTQATPAAPASIRGATVTTEDGGRLNAFATEPRMEVVSPERGWGFHERAEKLNGRMAMLGFIALLATEFALGGEAFTRGLLGIG